One Fusobacterium simiae genomic window, AAAACTTTGGATTGCACTTGCAGAATCTGAAAAGGAATTAGGACTCAATATATCACAAGAACAAATTGATGAAATGAAAAAAAATATTCATAATATAGATTATGAATTAGCAGCAAAAAAAGAAAAAGAATTCAGACATGACGTTATGGCTCATGTTCATACTTATGGTATACAAGCACCTTTGGCTATGCCAATAATACATTTAGGTGCTACAAGTGCCTTTGTTGGAGATAATACAGATTTAATTCAAATTAAAGATGGACTTGAAATCATAAAAGCAAAACTTATAAATGTTATGAGTAATTTATCTAAATTTGCATTGGAAAATAAAAATAAAGCAACTTTAGGATTTACACATTTTCAAGCTGCCCAACTTACAACTGTTGGGAAAAGGGCAACATTATGGTTACAATCTTTGATGTTGGATTTAGAGGAGTTAGAATTTAGAGAAAATACTTTAAGATTTAGAGGTGTAAAAGGAACAACAGGTACACAAGCAAGTTTCAAAGATTTATTTAATGGAGACTTTTCAAAAGTTGAAGAATTAGATGTATTAGTTTCAAAAAAAATGGGCTTTGATAAAAGATTTTCTGTAACAGGACAAACTTATGACAGGAAAGTTGATTCTGAAATAATGAATTTACTAGCTAATATAGCTCAGTCAGCTCATAAGTTTACTAATGATTTAAGACTTTTACAACATTTAAAAGAAGTTGAAGAACCTTTTGAAAAAAGTCAAATAGGTTCATCAGCAATGGCATATAAAAGAAATCCTATGAGAAGTGAGAGAATATCATCACTTGCTAAGTTTGTTATAGCTTTACAACAAAGTACAGCTATGGTGGCTTCAA contains:
- the purB gene encoding adenylosuccinate lyase, which translates into the protein MNNKIYSNPLCERYSSKEMMFNFSPDKKFSTWRKLWIALAESEKELGLNISQEQIDEMKKNIHNIDYELAAKKEKEFRHDVMAHVHTYGIQAPLAMPIIHLGATSAFVGDNTDLIQIKDGLEIIKAKLINVMSNLSKFALENKNKATLGFTHFQAAQLTTVGKRATLWLQSLMLDLEELEFRENTLRFRGVKGTTGTQASFKDLFNGDFSKVEELDVLVSKKMGFDKRFSVTGQTYDRKVDSEIMNLLANIAQSAHKFTNDLRLLQHLKEVEEPFEKSQIGSSAMAYKRNPMRSERISSLAKFVIALQQSTAMVASTQWFERTLDDSANKRLSLPQAFLAIDAILIIWNNIMEGLVVYDKIIEKHIMSELPFMATEYIIMECVKAGGDRQELHERIRVHSMEAGRQVKVEGKDNDLIDRIVNDDYFKLDKAKLLSILEPKNFIGFAPEQTEKFIDTEIKPILEKYKSLIGMDSELKV